One genomic window of Polyangium aurulentum includes the following:
- a CDS encoding ATP-binding protein — protein MLSSRYPMFLWWGRDLVNFYNDAYAPILGQRHPWAFGQSAPVIWRDIWGTIGPQVESVIVRGQATWSEDQLLIMERNGYTEETYFTYSYSPVTDDDGSIGGLFCAVAENTERVLGERRLGALRQLAATSDAKTVESACALASRALADNPYDVPFALIYLRDDGGKRVRLAASAGIEREHPWAPAEVDLSAPQDAPWPFAQALAGQSTVLTGLTGAPLPGGPWPEPATTAMVLPLARRGQREEAGLIVVGASPRRVFDERYRSFFELVADGVANAIANAHAYEEEKRRTEALTALDHAKTAFFSNVSHEFRTPLTLMLGPLEDELAKRHDDPESRERLQIAHRSSLRLLKLVNTLLDFSRLEAGRTQATFEPVDLAHATEDIASVFRSAMEKAGLRFIVECPPLPQPVHVDRDMWEKIVLNLLSNALKHTFEGEVRVSLEWQGDLVALRVRDTGVGIPKEEIGRVFERFHRVLGAHARSHEGTGIGLALVQELARLHGGDARAESELGVGSTFTVTVRTGTNHLPEGHAARAASLPSTAIGADAYIEEAMRWLPEVDGVIAKLDGGAPKGGALHVPEGTAGARILLVDDNADMRDYVRRLLGERWHVETANDGVAALAAAFADPPDLVVTDVMMPGLDGFGLLRELRADPRTCTVPVLMVSARAGEEARAEGLEAGADDYLIKPFSARELVARVGTQLAMARMRVQTEQALREADRRKDQFLALLAHELRNPLMPIRLGAEILRQAVGMTPPAERARAVIDRQVTYMVRLIDDLLDVSRIPRGKLDLRTERMDLVAVVRVAVEDRRGTLEASRLSLDLVLPDTPVWIMGDGARIAQVVGNLLQNAVKFTDAGGRISVRLDIEGDAVVLRVSDTGIGIATGELSRIFEPFSQVDQSIGRSRGGLGLGLALVKGLVGLHGGSVRAHSEGPGLGSEFLVTLPLALEVPEGTTPDERKTPVSVQPFRVLIIEDNLDAAESLCALLRMRGHLARAVHSGAAGIAAARERKPDLVICDIGLPGGMDGYATARALRALPRGESMHLIALTGYGQESDRARALEAGFDIHLTKPLDPTTLERLMEKLPPVRRAKL, from the coding sequence ATGCTCAGCTCGCGTTATCCCATGTTCCTCTGGTGGGGGCGCGATCTCGTGAACTTCTACAACGACGCGTACGCCCCCATTCTGGGCCAGCGTCACCCCTGGGCCTTCGGTCAATCGGCGCCGGTCATCTGGCGCGACATCTGGGGCACCATCGGGCCCCAGGTGGAGTCGGTGATCGTCCGTGGGCAGGCGACATGGTCCGAGGACCAGCTCCTCATCATGGAGCGTAATGGGTACACGGAGGAGACGTATTTCACGTACTCCTATAGCCCGGTCACGGACGATGACGGCAGCATCGGCGGGCTCTTTTGCGCAGTTGCAGAGAATACCGAGCGCGTCCTAGGCGAGCGGCGCCTGGGCGCGCTGCGCCAGCTCGCGGCCACCTCGGACGCGAAGACCGTCGAATCGGCCTGCGCGCTCGCCTCGCGCGCGCTCGCGGACAACCCCTACGACGTGCCATTCGCGCTGATCTACCTGCGCGACGACGGCGGCAAGCGCGTGCGCCTCGCGGCCAGCGCGGGCATCGAGCGGGAGCACCCCTGGGCGCCCGCCGAGGTCGATCTATCGGCCCCGCAGGACGCGCCCTGGCCCTTCGCGCAGGCTTTGGCGGGACAATCCACCGTCCTCACCGGGCTGACCGGCGCCCCGCTCCCCGGCGGCCCCTGGCCCGAGCCCGCGACCACGGCCATGGTGCTGCCCCTCGCGCGGCGAGGTCAGCGCGAGGAGGCGGGCCTCATCGTGGTCGGCGCGAGCCCCCGCCGCGTGTTCGACGAGCGCTACAGGAGCTTCTTCGAGCTCGTCGCCGACGGCGTGGCCAATGCGATCGCCAATGCCCACGCCTACGAGGAGGAGAAGCGGCGCACCGAGGCGCTCACCGCGCTCGACCACGCCAAGACCGCATTCTTCAGCAACGTCAGCCACGAGTTCCGCACCCCGCTCACCCTCATGCTCGGCCCCCTCGAGGACGAGCTCGCAAAGCGGCACGACGATCCGGAGAGCCGCGAGCGATTGCAAATCGCTCACCGCAGCAGCCTGCGCCTGCTCAAGCTCGTCAACACGCTGCTCGATTTCTCCCGCCTCGAGGCGGGGCGCACGCAGGCCACCTTCGAGCCGGTCGACCTCGCCCACGCGACCGAGGACATCGCGAGCGTCTTCCGCTCGGCCATGGAAAAGGCCGGGCTGCGCTTCATCGTCGAGTGCCCCCCCTTGCCGCAGCCGGTGCACGTCGACCGCGACATGTGGGAAAAGATCGTGCTGAACCTCCTGAGCAACGCGCTCAAGCACACCTTCGAGGGCGAGGTGCGCGTCTCGCTCGAATGGCAAGGCGACCTCGTCGCCCTGCGCGTGCGCGACACGGGCGTGGGCATTCCAAAGGAAGAGATTGGCCGCGTCTTCGAGCGATTCCACCGCGTGCTCGGGGCCCACGCGCGCTCGCACGAGGGCACGGGAATCGGGCTCGCGCTCGTGCAGGAGCTTGCGCGCTTGCACGGCGGCGACGCGCGCGCCGAGAGCGAGCTCGGCGTAGGCTCGACGTTCACGGTCACCGTGCGGACAGGAACGAATCACCTGCCCGAAGGCCACGCTGCGCGCGCGGCGAGCTTGCCCTCGACCGCGATCGGCGCAGACGCGTACATCGAAGAGGCAATGCGCTGGCTGCCCGAGGTCGACGGCGTGATTGCCAAGCTCGACGGGGGGGCGCCGAAGGGCGGCGCGTTGCACGTCCCCGAGGGGACGGCGGGGGCGCGCATCCTGCTCGTGGACGACAACGCCGACATGCGCGATTACGTGCGCCGGCTGCTCGGCGAGCGATGGCACGTCGAGACCGCGAACGACGGAGTGGCGGCGCTCGCCGCGGCGTTCGCCGATCCGCCCGACCTCGTGGTGACGGACGTGATGATGCCGGGGCTCGACGGCTTTGGCCTCTTGCGCGAGCTGCGCGCCGACCCGCGGACGTGCACGGTGCCGGTGTTGATGGTCTCGGCGCGCGCGGGCGAGGAGGCGCGGGCCGAGGGGCTCGAGGCGGGCGCCGACGATTACCTCATCAAGCCGTTCAGCGCGCGAGAGCTGGTGGCGCGCGTGGGCACGCAGCTCGCGATGGCGCGCATGCGGGTCCAGACCGAGCAGGCGCTGCGCGAGGCCGATCGGCGCAAGGATCAGTTCCTCGCGCTGCTCGCGCACGAATTGCGAAATCCCCTCATGCCCATCCGGCTCGGCGCCGAGATCCTCCGCCAGGCCGTGGGAATGACGCCGCCTGCCGAGCGCGCGCGGGCCGTCATCGACCGGCAAGTGACGTACATGGTCCGGCTCATCGACGACCTGCTCGACGTCTCGCGCATCCCGCGCGGCAAGCTCGACCTGCGCACCGAGCGAATGGATCTGGTCGCGGTCGTGCGCGTCGCCGTGGAGGATCGCCGGGGCACGCTCGAGGCGTCGCGTCTATCGCTCGACCTCGTGCTGCCCGATACGCCCGTGTGGATCATGGGCGACGGCGCGCGCATCGCGCAGGTGGTCGGCAACCTCTTGCAGAACGCGGTGAAGTTCACGGACGCGGGGGGGCGCATCTCGGTGCGCCTCGACATCGAGGGCGACGCTGTGGTCCTGCGCGTGTCGGACACGGGAATCGGCATTGCGACGGGGGAGCTATCGCGCATCTTCGAGCCGTTCAGCCAGGTGGATCAGAGCATTGGCCGCAGCCGCGGCGGGCTCGGGCTCGGGCTCGCGCTCGTGAAGGGGCTCGTGGGGCTGCACGGAGGCAGCGTCCGCGCGCATAGCGAGGGGCCGGGGCTCGGCTCCGAGTTTTTGGTGACGCTCCCCCTGGCGCTCGAGGTCCCCGAGGGCACGACGCCGGACGAGCGCAAGACGCCGGTCAGCGTGCAGCCGTTCCGCGTGCTCATCATCGAGGACAACCTCGACGCGGCCGAGAGCCTTTGCGCGCTCCTGCGCATGCGCGGGCACCTGGCGCGCGCGGTGCACAGCGGAGCGGCGGGAATCGCAGCGGCGCGCGAGCGCAAGCCAGACCTCGTGATCTGCGACATCGGGCTGCCAGGTGGGATGGACGGCTATGCCACGGCGCGGGCCTTGCGGGCGCTGCCGCGCGGCGAGTCGATGCACCTCATCGCGCTGACCGGCTACGGCCAGGAGTCGGACCGCGCGCGCGCCTTGGAGGCGGGCTTCGACATCCACCTGACGAAGCCCCTCGATCCCACGACGCTCGAGCGATTGATGGAGAAGCTGCCCCCCGTGCGCCGGGCAAAGCTCTGA
- a CDS encoding patatin-like phospholipase family protein, whose translation MTSTSNVSPRPANAPPTLREWLREGPFAIGMSSGFFGFFAHAGVMTVLEDEGLAPARVAGSSAGALVGGLWAAGLDAAAIRDELLRLRREDFWDPRPGLGLLAGALFRARLQALLPVRSFDQCRAPLAVSVYDVRARGTRVLECGPLAPAIQASCTVPGLFHPVWLEGRPLLDGGILDRPGLAGMPEGTRLFYHHLAARSPWRRRQSPALAVPERQGMTALVIASLPRVGPFRLPEGARAFEIARRAAREALGRPVEGREVRVLGSS comes from the coding sequence ATGACCTCCACCTCGAACGTCTCACCCCGCCCCGCGAACGCCCCTCCCACGCTGCGTGAATGGCTGCGCGAGGGCCCGTTTGCGATTGGAATGTCCTCGGGCTTCTTCGGCTTCTTCGCGCACGCGGGCGTGATGACCGTGCTCGAGGACGAGGGCCTCGCGCCGGCGCGTGTCGCGGGCTCGAGCGCGGGCGCGCTCGTGGGAGGGCTCTGGGCGGCGGGGCTCGACGCGGCCGCCATCCGCGACGAGCTGCTTCGATTGCGGCGCGAGGATTTCTGGGACCCGCGGCCGGGGCTCGGATTGCTGGCGGGAGCGCTCTTTCGGGCGCGGCTCCAGGCGCTCCTGCCCGTGCGCTCGTTCGACCAATGCCGCGCGCCGCTCGCGGTGAGCGTCTACGATGTCCGCGCGCGGGGGACGCGCGTGCTCGAATGCGGCCCGCTCGCGCCGGCCATTCAGGCCTCGTGCACGGTGCCCGGGCTCTTTCATCCGGTATGGCTCGAGGGGCGGCCGCTGCTCGACGGCGGCATCCTCGATCGGCCTGGTTTGGCAGGGATGCCCGAGGGGACGCGGCTCTTTTATCACCACCTCGCCGCGCGCTCGCCGTGGCGGCGCCGGCAGAGCCCTGCGCTCGCCGTGCCCGAGCGGCAGGGAATGACCGCGCTCGTCATCGCGTCCTTGCCCCGCGTTGGGCCATTCCGGCTGCCCGAGGGGGCGCGCGCGTTCGAGATCGCGCGGCGGGCGGCGCGCGAGGCGCTCGGCAGGCCGGTCGAGGGGCGCGAAGTGCGGGTTCTCGGCTCCTCGTAA
- a CDS encoding VWA domain-containing protein, with the protein MRTWIKAPLGCALASATLAAALLSPATAAADEVRGTRSDKLVEKAHVIDVRMGRGHADLVVRRTVHNGGPRQDQATFLIGIPLNAVATGLRTLGMLGGKTHWFEGELMAAQAAADKYRELTGVGSVYPKDPALLSWRSQTELDLRVFPCAPGEDKTVEYTLRMPTRYHDGRYHLELPALGTEALPAAATVSPLTPGATLFRDDKPIPAGAHIALKSGIDLSVAIPQAPPFDAALAAVPFGSGKNVVHFRFDAGPQISTVPAGAHVVLLLDSSRSLSEDPAIQTAMARAYLSHFKDARVEIVTFDRKVRPLHGRFVPVTQAMAELRQLSFERKNGSNIDEALARADALLAALPAGTPKRILALTDTRTRAELQPEVLRTKLQKSGALLHVGVVSEGSTELSRDDEHAWAKLTRPTGGLVWHAGINLADPDQDKRRVYEEWARPVRIDKFAVRAEGVDYPKYAEPLDEGQGIEDLRITTTPVTSIEVTGELWATPLRKVAVPDQAEGKRWAAFTFGSHLLHEISEEEMMPLAMLGRAVSPVTSYLAVEPGVRPSTDGLEDFGMGFGGIGDGGGGSTNCGGLALIRMKLDKQAYLRNALANGLAACGGTGRRAEVRLETTLREIVRVKATLEGATSTDDKLSSCLEESAWALELPHAFDVEWEEQSVSL; encoded by the coding sequence ATGCGAACGTGGATCAAGGCTCCTCTCGGATGCGCCCTCGCGAGCGCCACCCTCGCCGCAGCCCTGCTCTCGCCCGCGACGGCTGCGGCGGACGAGGTGCGGGGGACGCGCTCCGACAAACTCGTCGAGAAGGCGCACGTCATCGATGTTCGCATGGGCCGCGGGCACGCCGACCTCGTGGTTCGGCGCACGGTCCACAACGGGGGGCCGCGGCAAGACCAGGCCACCTTCTTGATCGGCATCCCCCTGAACGCGGTCGCGACCGGCCTGCGCACGCTCGGGATGCTCGGCGGCAAAACCCACTGGTTCGAGGGCGAGCTGATGGCGGCCCAGGCGGCGGCCGATAAATACCGCGAGCTCACCGGCGTGGGCAGCGTTTACCCGAAGGATCCGGCGCTGCTCTCGTGGCGCTCGCAGACCGAGCTCGATTTGCGGGTCTTCCCTTGCGCGCCCGGCGAGGACAAGACGGTCGAATACACGCTGCGCATGCCCACGCGCTATCACGACGGCCGCTATCACCTCGAGCTGCCCGCCCTGGGCACCGAGGCGCTGCCCGCCGCCGCCACGGTCTCGCCCCTCACGCCGGGCGCGACGCTCTTCCGCGATGACAAGCCCATCCCCGCGGGTGCGCACATCGCATTGAAGAGCGGGATCGATCTCTCCGTCGCGATCCCCCAGGCTCCGCCCTTCGACGCCGCGCTGGCGGCGGTTCCCTTCGGGAGCGGCAAGAACGTCGTCCACTTCCGCTTCGACGCCGGGCCGCAAATCTCCACGGTCCCGGCCGGCGCGCACGTGGTGCTGCTGCTCGATTCCTCCCGCTCGCTCTCGGAGGACCCGGCGATCCAGACGGCCATGGCCCGCGCTTACCTTTCCCATTTCAAGGACGCGCGCGTCGAGATCGTCACATTCGATCGCAAGGTGCGCCCGCTCCACGGCAGGTTCGTCCCGGTGACGCAGGCGATGGCCGAATTGCGGCAGCTGTCGTTCGAGCGCAAGAATGGCAGCAACATCGACGAGGCGCTCGCCCGCGCCGACGCGCTGCTCGCGGCCCTGCCCGCGGGGACGCCGAAGCGCATCCTCGCGCTCACGGACACGCGCACGCGCGCCGAGCTTCAGCCCGAGGTCCTGCGCACGAAGCTCCAGAAGAGCGGGGCGCTCTTGCACGTGGGCGTCGTGAGCGAGGGCAGCACCGAGCTTTCGCGCGACGACGAGCACGCCTGGGCCAAGCTCACGCGCCCGACGGGCGGCCTCGTATGGCACGCGGGAATCAACCTCGCCGACCCCGACCAGGACAAACGCCGCGTCTACGAGGAGTGGGCGCGCCCGGTTCGCATCGACAAGTTCGCCGTCCGCGCGGAGGGGGTCGATTACCCGAAATATGCCGAGCCACTCGATGAGGGCCAGGGCATCGAGGACCTGCGCATCACGACCACGCCCGTCACGTCAATCGAGGTGACGGGCGAGCTATGGGCCACGCCGCTGCGCAAGGTGGCCGTGCCCGACCAGGCGGAGGGCAAGCGCTGGGCTGCGTTCACGTTCGGCAGCCATCTGCTCCACGAGATTTCCGAGGAGGAGATGATGCCGCTCGCGATGCTCGGCCGCGCCGTCTCTCCGGTGACGAGCTATCTCGCGGTCGAGCCCGGCGTGCGCCCCTCGACCGACGGCCTGGAGGATTTCGGGATGGGATTCGGGGGCATTGGCGACGGGGGGGGCGGCAGCACCAACTGCGGCGGGCTCGCGCTCATTAGAATGAAGCTCGACAAGCAGGCCTACCTTCGTAATGCGCTCGCGAACGGCCTCGCCGCGTGCGGGGGCACGGGGCGGAGGGCGGAGGTGCGCCTGGAGACGACGCTGCGCGAGATCGTCCGCGTGAAAGCGACCCTCGAGGGCGCCACGAGCACGGACGACAAGCTGAGCAGCTGCCTCGAAGAGTCCGCCTGGGCGCTCGAATTGCCCCACGCGTTCGACGTCGAGTGGGAGGAGCAGTCCGTCTCCCTCTGA
- a CDS encoding MMPL family transporter, which produces MRQRLPVTIAIVVATLLALVAVTLRLRLDPNVSSLLPDQGEAAALRRYVRGFGGGDLAVVMVKGPDPDENAKVAGEIAEELGKKGSVARAADRIDASRALDPMLAFRHADARGLERLAQALTPEGMRARLAESRAMLLAPGSGAATEAIAQDPLRLAQVVYEGADIGSGVRTQPDGAFANDDGSVHLVLAQPKGQALRGEDARQFVADAEAVLDPLRQAHPNMRLGLTGGHAIAAATEEMLTRDLQISSTVAMTLASLVFALIFRRVRALVAVMPPLLLGTVWTAGVATLFPGGLSGIAVAFMSVVVGVGVDTGVHVYAALLEARRAGLGPKEAAREARAKTARSVLLAATTAAAAFGALALSSIRAMQQLGVLCAVGELLTAIAIVVVTPEVGALLERKPPPPPAPVRWTDGVAWLTGTRARAAVLAAVALLPLVAVALGAAPSLSESIIAVRPKKLAPLQVQQEVFDAFGGKRGQWVVLVADKSLDSARARADRIAEALGGMKEDVEAVDALTALAPADETQAARFGAREKLDMPAKAAELEKALAETGFAPARFSAVLEGMRAPSRQTVALDDLKQGAASILLARYLGEEGGEQLVALYVRPREVPGATGRVEAAVARVDPAAMLTGYTRLEGTLRDSLARDLPKTAGVAGVLVVIALAASLRRVRDVVIAALVVAGEIAAVLLLVRVFGIPLHAYDALVLPVLLGITVDEGMFLLQRAREAEGDVIRETLRAEGPPVAATALTTAAGFGALALCDFDGLKDLGLVGAIGSTTGLVVALILVPAGLRLLGGVGPRAPEGAA; this is translated from the coding sequence ATGCGCCAGCGGCTCCCGGTGACGATCGCGATCGTCGTGGCGACCTTGCTCGCCTTGGTTGCGGTCACGCTGCGGCTACGGCTCGACCCGAACGTGTCCTCGCTCCTCCCCGATCAGGGCGAGGCGGCGGCCCTGCGGCGCTACGTGCGCGGGTTCGGAGGCGGCGACCTCGCCGTCGTGATGGTCAAGGGCCCTGACCCCGACGAGAACGCCAAGGTCGCGGGGGAGATCGCCGAGGAGCTCGGCAAAAAAGGGAGCGTCGCGCGCGCCGCCGATCGCATCGACGCCTCGCGCGCGCTCGACCCGATGCTCGCGTTCAGGCACGCCGACGCGCGGGGGCTCGAGCGGCTCGCGCAAGCCCTGACACCCGAGGGGATGCGCGCGCGGCTCGCCGAGAGCCGGGCCATGTTGCTCGCGCCGGGCAGCGGCGCTGCGACGGAGGCGATCGCGCAGGATCCGCTCCGGCTCGCGCAGGTCGTCTACGAGGGCGCCGACATCGGCTCCGGCGTGCGCACGCAGCCCGACGGAGCCTTCGCCAACGACGACGGCTCGGTGCACCTGGTCCTCGCGCAGCCTAAGGGGCAGGCGCTGCGCGGCGAGGACGCGCGGCAGTTCGTCGCCGATGCCGAGGCGGTGCTCGATCCGCTGCGACAGGCGCACCCGAACATGCGGCTCGGCCTCACGGGCGGGCACGCGATCGCGGCGGCGACCGAGGAGATGCTCACCCGCGATCTGCAGATCTCGAGCACGGTGGCGATGACCCTCGCGTCGCTCGTGTTCGCGCTGATCTTCCGGCGGGTGCGCGCCCTCGTCGCCGTGATGCCGCCGCTCCTGCTCGGCACGGTGTGGACCGCGGGCGTGGCGACGCTCTTCCCCGGCGGTCTGTCGGGCATCGCCGTCGCGTTCATGTCCGTGGTCGTGGGGGTCGGCGTCGACACGGGCGTGCACGTCTACGCAGCGCTGCTCGAGGCGCGGAGGGCGGGGCTCGGGCCGAAGGAGGCCGCGCGCGAGGCGCGGGCGAAGACGGCAAGGAGCGTGCTCCTCGCGGCGACGACGGCGGCGGCGGCGTTCGGGGCGCTCGCGCTCTCGAGCATCCGCGCCATGCAGCAGCTCGGCGTGCTCTGCGCGGTGGGCGAGCTTCTGACGGCGATCGCGATCGTCGTGGTGACGCCGGAGGTCGGCGCGCTGCTCGAACGAAAGCCCCCTCCGCCGCCTGCGCCCGTGCGCTGGACCGACGGGGTCGCGTGGCTGACGGGGACGCGCGCGCGCGCGGCCGTGCTCGCGGCCGTGGCGCTCTTGCCGCTCGTGGCGGTGGCGCTCGGCGCGGCTCCGAGCTTGTCGGAGTCGATCATCGCGGTGCGGCCGAAGAAGCTCGCGCCGCTGCAGGTGCAGCAGGAGGTGTTCGACGCCTTCGGCGGCAAGCGCGGGCAGTGGGTGGTGCTCGTCGCCGACAAGAGCCTCGACAGCGCGCGGGCGCGGGCCGATCGGATCGCCGAGGCGCTCGGCGGCATGAAGGAAGACGTCGAGGCGGTCGACGCGCTGACGGCCCTCGCCCCGGCGGACGAGACGCAAGCTGCGCGCTTCGGTGCGCGGGAGAAGCTCGACATGCCGGCGAAGGCGGCGGAGCTCGAGAAGGCGCTCGCCGAGACGGGGTTCGCTCCGGCGCGCTTCTCGGCGGTGCTCGAGGGCATGCGCGCGCCCTCGCGACAGACGGTGGCGCTCGACGATCTGAAGCAGGGCGCGGCGTCGATCCTGCTCGCGCGCTACCTCGGCGAGGAGGGCGGCGAGCAGCTCGTCGCGCTGTACGTGCGGCCGCGCGAGGTGCCGGGCGCGACGGGGCGCGTGGAGGCGGCCGTGGCGAGGGTGGATCCGGCCGCGATGCTCACGGGGTACACGCGGCTCGAGGGCACGCTGCGCGACAGCCTCGCGCGTGATCTGCCGAAGACGGCGGGCGTGGCCGGCGTGCTCGTCGTGATCGCGCTCGCGGCGTCGCTGCGCAGGGTGCGCGACGTCGTCATCGCGGCGCTCGTGGTCGCGGGCGAGATCGCGGCGGTCCTGCTCCTCGTGCGCGTCTTCGGGATCCCGCTGCACGCCTACGACGCGCTCGTGTTGCCGGTGCTGCTCGGCATCACGGTGGACGAGGGCATGTTCCTCCTGCAGCGCGCGCGAGAGGCCGAGGGAGACGTGATCCGCGAGACGCTGCGCGCCGAAGGACCGCCGGTCGCGGCGACGGCGCTGACCACGGCCGCGGGGTTCGGCGCGCTCGCGCTCTGCGATTTCGATGGGCTCAAGGACCTCGGGCTCGTGGGCGCGATCGGCAGCACGACGGGCCTCGTCGTCGCGCTCATCCTGGTGCCGGCGGGGCTGCGTTTGCTGGGTGGAGTCGGCCCGCGGGCTCCGGAGGGCGCGGCCTGA
- a CDS encoding DMT family transporter produces MSTQTTAPRLLAPRTAYLLLGMVTLIWSANWPIMKWGLGFITPLWFAVARFALGALCLFGFLLATRRLRLPPRGDLAVLFTVGALQMGIFVMLTNVALSRLPAGRSAILAYTTPLWVLPGAVMFLNEKIRPLAIAGFFLGLAGVAALFNPASLDTSRPGVVSGHLMLVVGAACWAVAIVHVRGHRWRTGPLELAPFQMLIAIAVMTPFALALEGPPRFSWGPELFAVLGYNGPLATAFCFSATLAATRSLPAITTSLSFLAVPVLGAVMSTLALGETLGLDLVIGFALILGGVGLVTLSDVRERARVARASQG; encoded by the coding sequence ATGTCCACGCAGACGACCGCTCCGCGCCTCCTCGCGCCTCGCACGGCGTACCTCCTGCTCGGGATGGTCACGCTCATCTGGTCCGCCAACTGGCCGATCATGAAGTGGGGCCTCGGCTTCATCACGCCGCTCTGGTTCGCGGTCGCCCGCTTCGCGCTCGGCGCGCTCTGCCTCTTCGGCTTCCTCCTCGCGACGCGCAGGCTGCGCTTGCCGCCGCGGGGCGATCTCGCGGTCCTCTTCACCGTGGGCGCGCTGCAGATGGGCATCTTCGTGATGCTCACCAACGTGGCGCTCTCGCGCCTGCCCGCAGGTCGATCGGCGATCCTCGCGTACACGACGCCGCTCTGGGTTCTTCCGGGCGCGGTGATGTTCCTGAACGAGAAGATTCGACCGCTCGCGATCGCTGGGTTCTTCCTCGGCCTCGCGGGCGTCGCGGCGCTCTTCAACCCGGCCTCGCTCGACACGTCGCGGCCTGGCGTGGTCTCGGGGCACCTCATGCTCGTCGTCGGCGCGGCGTGCTGGGCGGTGGCGATCGTGCACGTGCGCGGGCATCGCTGGAGGACGGGCCCGCTCGAGCTCGCGCCCTTTCAGATGCTGATCGCGATCGCGGTGATGACGCCGTTCGCGCTCGCGCTCGAGGGACCGCCGCGCTTCTCGTGGGGCCCCGAGCTGTTCGCGGTCCTCGGCTACAACGGCCCGCTCGCCACGGCCTTCTGCTTCTCCGCCACGCTCGCGGCGACGCGCTCGCTTCCCGCGATCACCACCTCGTTGAGCTTCCTCGCCGTGCCCGTGCTCGGCGCCGTGATGTCGACCCTCGCGCTCGGCGAGACCCTGGGGCTCGATCTCGTGATCGGGTTCGCGCTGATCCTGGGCGGGGTCGGGCTGGTCACGCTCTCGGACGTGCGGGAACGGGCGCGAGTCGCGAGGGCGTCGCAGGGATAG
- a CDS encoding DNA-3-methyladenine glycosylase family protein encodes MNDALKSPHAEAMRALSLADARLGAVIADVGPCRLGVHTSGPFHTPGYFESLVESIVSQQLSVKAADTIFGRVVALGGGKLPPPAELLVMPEETLRGAGLSGPKIKYLRDLCEKVTTGALVLEELSALEDEAVIERLRAVKGVGRWTAEMFLIFRLGRPDVLPVADLGIQKGMKLLFNLRKDPVPERMEKLAKPWRPYRSIACWYLWRLYERSRA; translated from the coding sequence ATGAACGATGCATTGAAAAGCCCGCACGCCGAGGCGATGCGCGCGCTCTCTCTGGCGGACGCGCGGCTCGGGGCGGTGATCGCGGACGTGGGCCCGTGCCGGCTCGGCGTGCACACGTCCGGGCCATTTCACACGCCTGGCTATTTCGAGTCCCTGGTCGAGTCGATCGTGAGCCAGCAGCTCTCGGTGAAGGCTGCGGACACGATCTTCGGCCGCGTCGTGGCGCTCGGGGGCGGCAAGCTGCCCCCTCCCGCGGAGCTTCTGGTCATGCCGGAAGAGACACTGCGGGGGGCGGGGTTGTCGGGACCGAAGATCAAGTACCTGCGGGACCTTTGCGAGAAGGTGACGACGGGGGCGCTCGTGCTCGAGGAGCTTTCGGCGCTCGAGGACGAAGCGGTGATCGAGCGGCTGCGCGCGGTGAAAGGCGTGGGGCGCTGGACGGCCGAGATGTTCCTGATCTTCCGGCTGGGCAGGCCCGACGTATTGCCGGTGGCAGACCTCGGGATCCAGAAGGGGATGAAGCTGCTTTTCAACCTGCGAAAGGACCCGGTTCCCGAGCGAATGGAGAAGCTCGCGAAGCCGTGGCGACCTTACCGCTCGATCGCGTGCTGGTATCTGTGGCGGCTGTACGAGCGCTCGCGGGCGTGA
- a CDS encoding DUF488 domain-containing protein produces MPLKTKRWDDPVEPDDGLRVLVCRYRPRGVRKEDETWDVWTPNLGPSRELHAAFYGKSGAPITWDEYERRYLEEIKSAGVFIRSLADRLRRGERLTLLCSSACVDPARCHRTLLGAIVERESA; encoded by the coding sequence ATGCCTCTCAAGACCAAGCGATGGGACGACCCCGTCGAGCCCGACGACGGGCTGCGCGTCCTCGTGTGCCGCTACCGCCCTCGGGGCGTGCGCAAGGAGGACGAGACCTGGGACGTCTGGACGCCGAACCTCGGCCCGAGCCGTGAGCTTCACGCCGCATTCTACGGCAAGAGCGGCGCGCCGATCACGTGGGACGAGTACGAGCGGCGCTACCTCGAAGAGATCAAATCGGCGGGCGTCTTCATCCGCTCCCTCGCCGATCGCCTCCGCCGCGGCGAGCGCCTGACCCTGCTCTGCTCGTCGGCCTGCGTCGATCCGGCCCGCTGCCATCGCACGCTGCTCGGCGCGATCGTGGAGCGCGAGTCCGCATGA